The Candidatus Omnitrophota bacterium genome includes the window GAAGCGCAAACGGAAATTCTGGCGGATGATAGGGAATTAAAGCGAATAGAGAATAAAATAAGTTCAAGGAAAGTGCCGAAGAAAAAAGGCGGTTAGGGATGGCTGAGAGAATCGTATTTGCGGGGATTTAAGGGATTTTGCTATAATACGACCATGCTGATTATTAAATATTTTTTTAAATTTCTTAAAGCCCTGAATTCCAACGCCGCGGCGGGGCAGGTCGCGCTGGGAATGACGTTCGGGCTGGTACTGGGCATTATTCCGGTTTCGGCTCTGCACTGGTGGGTGATACTCATACTGATGTATGTGACAAACTCCAATCTCGCGACGGGCGCCGTCTTTACGGCGGTATTCAAGCTCGTCGGCATGGCTTTGGGCCCCGTCTTTGACAGCGCCGGATACACCGTCCTCACAAACCCCGGCCTTGAGAATTTTTTCACAGGCCTTTACAACATAGCCATTGTGCCGTTCACCCGATATTACAACACCGTTGTCATGGGCACGACGCTGATCTCGTTAATACTTTTTGTCCCCGCGTTTTTTGTTTTCCGCGCGATGGTGAGGGGTTACCGCAGTGGCGTGCGGGATAAACTGGCCGAGACAAAATTATTCAAAACTTTTATGAAACTGCCTCTTGTGGGCAAGATCATCAAGCTCTACGACAAGGCCAACAGCGTGAGGGATGCACTCTGATGCGCTGGAAATTCTTCATCCCTCTGCTTGTGATCTTCGGCGGCTTCGCGGCCTTTTATGCCTTTGGCATGGACGCTGTGGCCGCGAAAGGCATGGAAAAAGTAATGGAAAAAATTTTTAACGCCCGCGCGGAAGTCAGCGGCGTTGATATAAGCCTCATCAAGGGCAGGGTGAAGATAGGCCGCATCCGCGTGGCCGACGCGGACAATCCCATGTTCAATCTTTTTGAGGCGGGCGGCATGGTCATGGACACCCCCGTCAAAGCGCTGCTCATGCAGAGATTGGTGATAGAGGAAGCTTCCATAAAAGACATATCATGGGGCACGCCGAGGAAAACATCCGGCGCTCTTAAAAAAGCCGGGCCCGCCCCTAAAGCGGAAAAGAAGGCGGTAAAGAAAGCCGAAGAAGGCGCGCCGGAAAGAAAACCTCTCCTGGCGGGCGACGATATAAAATCACTTGGCGGCGATTATTTTGAAAAGCAGAAAGATATGTTCAAGAGCCCTAAGCTCGCCGAAGATGCCAAAGCAAAGTCGGAAGACCTCAAAAACAAATGGGAACCGAAACTGGACGCTGTTTCCGCTGATCTGAAAAAGGCCGAGGCCGCCGCCGAAGAGATCAAAAAAATAGACACGGCAAAACTTGAGACCGTAAGCGAGATCGCCTCGGCCCTCAAAACGCTGAGAGATAACTCAAAAGAAATAAAAAGCGCCGTCAGCGCCGCGAAGATCGTCAAACAGGAATTTGAGAGCGATAAAAAAGCCGTGCAGAAGCTGAAAAAAGACATCGCCGCTGCACGGGAAGCGGACTGGAAGCTTGTTTCCGCACAGCTCAATGTGCCAGCGGGAAGCCAGTTCCAGAGTTTCACGCAGGATATTCTCTCGGGGATACTTTACAAGAAGACGGGTAGTTTCGCGCAGTACATAGAGAAGGGCGTGGAAGTGATGGCGAAGATGAAAGAACAGGAAAAGAAAAAAGCCCCGCCGAAACCGAAAAAGCAGAAGTTCAAAGGCCGCGATGTGGTTTTCAAATCCATGCTGTTTCCCAAATTCCACCTTA containing:
- a CDS encoding TIGR03545 family protein, which codes for MRWKFFIPLLVIFGGFAAFYAFGMDAVAAKGMEKVMEKIFNARAEVSGVDISLIKGRVKIGRIRVADADNPMFNLFEAGGMVMDTPVKALLMQRLVIEEASIKDISWGTPRKTSGALKKAGPAPKAEKKAVKKAEEGAPERKPLLAGDDIKSLGGDYFEKQKDMFKSPKLAEDAKAKSEDLKNKWEPKLDAVSADLKKAEAAAEEIKKIDTAKLETVSEIASALKTLRDNSKEIKSAVSAAKIVKQEFESDKKAVQKLKKDIAAAREADWKLVSAQLNVPAGSQFQSFTQDILSGILYKKTGSFAQYIEKGVEVMAKMKEQEKKKAPPKPKKQKFKGRDVVFKSMLFPKFHLKHADVSVKKEELSLEGELVNFRTAPEKSKNPATFRLEGRQDKGGIKISGVIDNRIPGEEKSKVFFRGSDFPLDDVGGAIPYVKLDSFSGIYDIDLDYFAPASSKAEVNLNIRIRNMKVSGDEKDLVTGIVIDAVRTTPELVIEGKMIIGGAGKFSSNLDNVLSKKVKERIGSEMASSQKKARERFDAYMGGYEKDANERLDSFKDPYESKINGISGKAQSYDKITESYEKKLDGRKKEIQDKESDKVKDKAKELFKKLR
- a CDS encoding TIGR03546 family protein, encoding MLIIKYFFKFLKALNSNAAAGQVALGMTFGLVLGIIPVSALHWWVILILMYVTNSNLATGAVFTAVFKLVGMALGPVFDSAGYTVLTNPGLENFFTGLYNIAIVPFTRYYNTVVMGTTLISLILFVPAFFVFRAMVRGYRSGVRDKLAETKLFKTFMKLPLVGKIIKLYDKANSVRDAL